The following proteins are encoded in a genomic region of Sorangiineae bacterium MSr12523:
- the gltB gene encoding glutamate synthase large subunit: MCGLGFVVELERGPQHGVVEDGIEIVRRLAHRGATGADPKTGDGAGMLLQLPHAFFRARCTFELPRAGKYAVAMLFLSRDDARRARQEERLVHAVKHYGLKVLGWRDVPTDDAVLGPLGQSCKPIIRQLFVGREAKAAEIIKSSHQLPAENDDAPLAMSDFERMLFLVRKRAGRANSAAGEGDDFYVCSFSSTTIVYKGLMLPESIGAFYPDLADPLTQSQLAIVHSRFSTNTLPTWDRAHPFRRLCHNGEINTLRGNRAWMGAREQVLQAHLFGDAISDIKAIIRPEGSDSASMDNVVDFLLAGGRSIPHVMMMLVPEAWSTQAHMSEELRAFYEYHASLVEPWDGPAALLFTDGRYVGATLDRNGLRPLKYIVQTGGRVLAASEFGVLDVPDDQILHKGRVMPGKMLLLDCGSEYEPGRIVEDAEVKHAVATRQPYATWVADNKIDLARLPDVPQIYTLKREDRERLLRTFGYTREDLQIVLAPMATRGEEPVGSMGNDAPLAVLVEKPVSLFRYFKQQFAQVTNPPIDPIREELVMSLVTCVGGEGKLLDETPEQCRLLELPHPILTSRELAKLKTNPYPFFRTQVLSMTFPANPGTKLSSEERLRVAIESLQDAAERAVDAGFSVLILSDRDVDAERAPIPSLIATSAVHHRLLRAGKRTKVGIVVESGECREVADLALLVGYGAGAVNPYLAMEVVADSSEDAAAATKAYVTALKKGLLKVLSKMGISTLSSYHGAQIFEALGLSQKLVDTYFPGTETSIGGIGLDIVADDALALHAQGFAAPEDQELEVGGTYAWRAGGVPHLWNPETVASLQKAVRLNDDRSYADYSKRINDQATGPCTLRALWDISIPAGNTPVSIDEVEPAQTIVRRFATGAMSFGSISKEAHENLAIAMNRIGGKSNSGEGGEDSVRYVPDERGDLRKSAIKQVASARFGASAHYLVSAEEMQIKIAQGAKPGEGGQLPGHKVDETIARVRHATPGVTLISPPPHHDIYSIEDLAELIFDLKNVNSRARVSVKLVAESGVGTVAAGVAKAKADLILISGHDGGTGASPLSSIQHAGIAWEIGIAETQRVLVENNLRSRVRLQVDGQLKTGRDVAIAALLGAEEFGFATAPLVASGCIMMRKCHLNTCPVGIATQDPVLRARFKGEPEHVINYFFFVAEELRGIMASLGFRTIDEMVGRVDCLAMRPDERLPRKARGLDCSRLLSLPTGDSPLRCTEPQIHEIDNVLDRKIIELGAASLERGEKTEFELPVRNSDRALGAMVSGEIARKYGENGLPHDTLTVHVKGTAGQSFGAFAARGLSLVLEGDANDYVGKGLSGGTLVVRPPASARFVADRSVIVGNTVLYGAIDGRVFFAGRAGERFAVRNSGCTAVVEGVGDHGCEYMTGGRVVVLGTTGRNFAAGMSGGIAYVLDEDGHFGERINGAMVEVERPLSAEDLEEVHALVQEHAARTNSRKAAAVLAGWAASSAQFVKVIPTEYKRALEREKARLREVSHG, encoded by the coding sequence ATGTGCGGTCTAGGGTTCGTCGTGGAGCTTGAGCGCGGCCCGCAACACGGGGTCGTAGAGGATGGGATCGAAATCGTCCGACGTCTCGCCCACCGTGGCGCGACGGGAGCCGATCCTAAAACCGGCGATGGAGCAGGCATGCTCCTGCAATTGCCTCACGCATTCTTTCGTGCGAGATGCACGTTCGAATTGCCGCGTGCGGGCAAGTACGCCGTCGCGATGCTTTTCCTCTCGCGCGACGACGCTCGTCGTGCGCGGCAGGAAGAGCGCCTCGTCCATGCGGTGAAGCATTATGGACTGAAGGTACTCGGCTGGCGCGACGTCCCCACGGACGATGCGGTGCTCGGGCCCCTCGGCCAATCATGCAAGCCGATCATCCGACAATTGTTCGTCGGGCGTGAGGCCAAGGCGGCGGAGATCATCAAGTCGTCGCACCAGCTGCCCGCCGAGAACGACGATGCGCCGCTCGCGATGAGCGACTTCGAGCGCATGCTCTTCTTGGTGCGCAAACGCGCGGGACGCGCCAACAGCGCCGCGGGCGAGGGAGACGACTTCTACGTCTGTAGCTTCTCCTCGACCACCATCGTCTACAAAGGCTTGATGCTGCCGGAGTCCATCGGGGCGTTCTATCCCGACTTGGCGGACCCGCTCACGCAGAGCCAACTCGCCATCGTGCACTCGCGTTTCAGCACGAACACGCTGCCGACGTGGGATCGCGCGCACCCCTTCCGGCGCCTCTGCCACAATGGCGAGATCAACACGCTGCGCGGCAATCGCGCGTGGATGGGGGCTCGCGAGCAAGTGCTCCAGGCGCACCTCTTCGGAGATGCCATCAGCGACATCAAGGCCATCATCCGCCCCGAGGGCAGCGACTCGGCCTCGATGGACAATGTCGTCGACTTCTTGCTCGCAGGCGGGCGGTCCATTCCGCACGTCATGATGATGCTCGTTCCCGAGGCATGGTCGACGCAGGCGCACATGTCCGAGGAGCTGCGCGCCTTCTACGAGTACCACGCGTCGCTCGTCGAGCCGTGGGACGGGCCGGCGGCGCTCTTGTTCACCGACGGGCGCTATGTGGGCGCCACGCTGGATCGCAACGGGCTCCGCCCGCTGAAGTACATCGTGCAGACGGGCGGGCGCGTGCTCGCGGCCAGTGAGTTCGGCGTGCTGGACGTGCCGGACGACCAGATCTTGCACAAGGGACGCGTCATGCCGGGCAAGATGCTCTTGCTCGACTGTGGCAGCGAATACGAGCCGGGCCGCATCGTGGAAGATGCGGAGGTCAAACACGCCGTGGCCACGCGGCAGCCGTACGCGACGTGGGTCGCGGACAACAAGATCGATCTCGCGCGCCTGCCGGACGTGCCGCAGATCTACACGCTCAAGCGCGAGGACCGCGAGCGGCTGCTGCGCACCTTCGGCTATACGCGTGAAGATCTGCAGATCGTGCTCGCGCCGATGGCGACGCGCGGCGAAGAGCCGGTGGGCAGCATGGGCAACGATGCGCCGCTCGCGGTGCTGGTCGAAAAGCCCGTGTCGCTGTTCCGGTACTTCAAGCAGCAGTTCGCGCAGGTGACCAATCCGCCGATCGACCCGATCCGCGAGGAGCTGGTCATGTCGCTCGTCACCTGTGTCGGTGGCGAGGGCAAGTTGCTCGACGAGACGCCCGAACAGTGTCGTTTGCTGGAGTTGCCGCATCCGATTCTGACGAGCCGAGAGCTGGCGAAGCTGAAGACGAATCCGTACCCGTTCTTCCGCACGCAAGTGCTCTCGATGACGTTCCCGGCCAATCCGGGCACGAAGTTGAGCTCCGAGGAACGCCTTCGCGTGGCCATCGAATCGCTCCAAGACGCGGCAGAGCGCGCGGTCGACGCGGGCTTCAGCGTGCTCATTCTGAGCGATCGCGATGTCGATGCCGAACGAGCACCCATTCCGAGCTTGATTGCCACCTCGGCGGTGCACCATCGCCTGTTGCGCGCTGGAAAGCGCACGAAGGTGGGCATCGTGGTGGAGTCGGGCGAGTGCCGCGAGGTGGCGGATCTCGCGCTGCTCGTGGGCTACGGCGCCGGTGCGGTGAACCCGTACTTGGCGATGGAAGTCGTCGCCGACTCGAGCGAGGACGCCGCGGCGGCCACGAAGGCGTACGTCACGGCCCTCAAGAAGGGGCTTCTCAAGGTGCTCTCCAAGATGGGGATCAGCACCTTGTCGAGCTACCACGGGGCGCAGATCTTCGAGGCGCTCGGGCTCTCGCAGAAGCTGGTCGACACGTACTTCCCCGGGACGGAGACGTCCATCGGCGGCATCGGGCTCGACATCGTTGCCGACGACGCGCTGGCCTTGCATGCGCAGGGCTTCGCCGCGCCGGAGGATCAGGAGCTCGAGGTCGGCGGCACCTACGCATGGCGCGCCGGTGGCGTTCCGCATCTTTGGAACCCGGAGACGGTGGCCAGCCTGCAGAAGGCGGTGCGGCTGAACGACGACCGCTCCTACGCGGACTACTCGAAGCGCATCAACGACCAGGCCACGGGGCCCTGCACCTTGCGTGCGCTCTGGGACATCTCCATTCCGGCGGGCAACACGCCGGTGTCCATCGACGAGGTGGAGCCCGCGCAGACCATCGTGCGTCGCTTCGCCACGGGCGCCATGTCCTTCGGCAGCATCAGCAAGGAGGCGCACGAGAACCTCGCCATTGCGATGAACCGCATCGGCGGCAAGAGCAACAGCGGCGAGGGCGGTGAAGACTCCGTCCGCTACGTGCCCGACGAGCGTGGCGACCTTCGCAAGAGCGCCATCAAGCAGGTGGCCTCGGCGCGCTTCGGCGCCAGTGCGCATTACCTCGTGTCGGCCGAGGAGATGCAGATCAAGATCGCGCAGGGCGCCAAGCCCGGCGAAGGCGGGCAGCTCCCCGGTCACAAGGTGGACGAGACGATTGCGCGCGTACGGCACGCCACGCCGGGCGTCACGCTCATCTCGCCGCCGCCGCACCACGATATTTACTCCATCGAGGACTTGGCCGAGCTCATCTTCGATTTGAAGAACGTGAACTCGCGGGCTCGCGTCAGCGTGAAGCTCGTGGCCGAGTCGGGCGTGGGAACCGTGGCCGCGGGCGTGGCCAAGGCCAAGGCGGATCTCATTCTGATCAGCGGGCACGATGGCGGCACGGGTGCTTCGCCGCTCTCCTCGATTCAGCATGCGGGCATCGCTTGGGAGATCGGCATCGCCGAGACGCAGCGCGTGCTCGTGGAGAACAACCTGCGCTCGCGCGTGCGTCTGCAGGTCGACGGGCAGCTCAAGACGGGCCGGGACGTGGCGATTGCCGCGCTCCTCGGTGCGGAAGAATTCGGTTTTGCCACCGCGCCGCTGGTCGCATCGGGCTGCATCATGATGCGCAAGTGCCACCTGAATACCTGTCCGGTGGGCATTGCCACGCAGGATCCGGTGCTGCGCGCGCGCTTCAAGGGCGAGCCGGAGCACGTCATCAACTACTTCTTCTTCGTGGCCGAGGAGCTGCGCGGCATCATGGCGAGCCTCGGGTTCCGCACCATCGACGAGATGGTGGGTCGCGTGGATTGCCTGGCGATGCGCCCCGACGAGCGGCTGCCCCGCAAGGCGCGCGGGCTCGATTGCTCGCGCCTCTTGTCGCTGCCCACCGGCGATAGTCCGCTGCGGTGTACGGAGCCGCAGATCCACGAGATCGACAACGTGCTCGATCGGAAGATCATCGAGCTGGGGGCGGCGAGCCTCGAGCGTGGTGAAAAGACGGAGTTCGAGCTGCCCGTGCGCAATTCGGATCGCGCGCTCGGGGCGATGGTCTCGGGCGAGATTGCGCGGAAGTACGGAGAGAACGGCCTGCCGCACGACACGCTCACGGTGCACGTCAAAGGCACCGCCGGTCAGAGCTTCGGCGCCTTCGCGGCGCGCGGGCTCTCACTGGTGCTCGAGGGCGATGCCAACGACTACGTCGGCAAAGGCCTTTCGGGCGGCACCTTGGTCGTACGGCCTCCGGCGAGTGCACGCTTCGTCGCGGACCGCAGCGTCATCGTGGGCAACACGGTGCTCTACGGCGCCATCGACGGGCGCGTCTTCTTCGCGGGCCGCGCCGGCGAGCGCTTCGCCGTGCGAAACAGCGGCTGCACCGCGGTGGTGGAGGGCGTGGGCGACCACGGCTGCGAGTACATGACCGGCGGTCGCGTGGTCGTGCTGGGAACGACGGGGCGAAACTTCGCCGCCGGCATGAGCGGCGGTATCGCCTACGTGCTGGACGAGGATGGACACTTCGGCGAGCGCATCAACGGTGCGATGGTCGAGGTGGAGCGTCCTCTCTCGGCGGAGGATCTCGAGGAAGTGCACGCGCTGGTGCAGGAGCACGCGGCACGGACGAACAGCCGAAAGGCGGCGGCGGTTCTCGCGGGGTGGGCGGCGTCGAGCGCGCAGTTCGTGAAGGTGATTCCGACGGAATACAAGCGGGCATTGGAACGGGAGAAAGCGCGGCTTCGCGAGGTGAGTCATGGGTGA